Proteins from a genomic interval of Arachis hypogaea cultivar Tifrunner chromosome 10, arahy.Tifrunner.gnm2.J5K5, whole genome shotgun sequence:
- the LOC112717223 gene encoding uncharacterized protein: MGLVDLPITDRKFTWFRGQSCSLIDRALVSLEWLEAFPETHLRGGPWGSSNHCPIIMEDKRLRNGSRPFRSLHSWFTHEEFLRMVKEEWRGLGEVQFTDKLKALMSPLGRWHRDNFGDMDKKIMKFEEEIKKIEDMVGNGPYDGTMEARRRALVTCCKKWCVRKELHWKQMLRSRHARDMDKNTRYFHNLASARKRNNKIDALVINGRLTRNQARIKITITKFYKDLYHQEKSPMVGFRDSLVERISEEDALALEMLPTPQEVRETVWDCESSKASGSDGYNMNFIKKCWSVGMKSARSSQQRRWDLDEDGGVGYGVYQYVLYVNIDKWFAIQAVQDGKGPATR, from the exons ATGGGTTTGGTGGACTTGCCAATTACTGACCGTAAGTTTACATGGTTCAGAGGACAATCCTGTAGCCTTATTGATAGAGCTTTAGTTAGTTTGGAATGGCTTGAGGCATTTCCAGAGACTCACTTGAGAGGTGGTCCATGGGGATCGTCTAATCACTGCCCTATTATAATGGAAGATAAGAGGCTAAGGAATGGATCGAGACCGTTCCGAAGTCTACATTCGTGGTTTACTCATGAAGAATTTCTAAGAATGGTGAAGGAGGAATGGCGAGGGTTAGGAGAGGTACAATTCACCGATAAACTCAAGGCGTTGATGAGTCCATTGGGAAGATGGCATAGAGACAACTTTGGGGATATGGACAAGAAAATTAtgaagtttgaggaagagattAAGAAGATTGAAGACATGGTCGGTAATGGGCCGTATGATGGGACAATGGAAGCAAGAAGGAGGGCACTAGTTACTTGTTGCAAGAAATGGTGTGTGAGGAAAGAActacattggaagcagatgttGAGGTCGAGGCATGCGAGGGACATGGATAAAAACACGAGATATTTCCACAACTTAGCTTCTGCAAGAAAGAGGAATAATAAGATTGATGCTCTGGTTATTAATGGAAGATTGACAAGGAATCAAGCTAGGATTAAGATTACTATCACGAAATTTTATAAGGACTTATATCATCAAGAGAAGTCGCCTATGGTGGGTTTCAGAGATAGTCTAGTGGAAAGGATTAGCGAGGAGGATGCTCTGGCTCTAGAGATGTTACCGACACCTCAGGAGGTTAGAGAGACGGTGTGGGATTGCGAATCTTCCAAGGCTTCAGGAAGTGATGGCTACAACATGAATTTCATTAAGAAGTGTTGGAGTGTTGGGATGAAATCGGCTCGGAGTTCACAACAGCG AAGATGGGATCTAGACGAAGATGGAGGGGTGGGTTATGGAGTGTATCAGTACGTGCTCTATGTCAATATTGATAAATGGTTCGCCATCCAAGCCGTTCAAGATGGAAAGGGGCCTGCGACAAGGTGA